A section of the candidate division TA06 bacterium genome encodes:
- a CDS encoding TonB family protein — MKRFSQIGARYFLVTVAVLLIVMAGCSKREKYPLGEAGGTLTIGSLNEPASLNPLLLSFTAPSDIQEKLFLSLHRFDKSMNIVPELAESWKFSEDFKEVTYHLRQDVKWSDGQPVTAEDVKYTFDRMTDAKVNYSRAGYLQFVEKVEVISTYTVRFKFNRLYSDELFDTGIIVLPKHSLETQASMSSGEFDANPVTDGPYKVEQWIRGDRLVLAANPDFYKGKPALEQIVIRFFGDEAALAAALQNGEVDMTEDLSPQTILKLQGDPNLVTIDYPGRSYTYLGWNLKSQLFASSEMRKAFAMAIDPSEMIQNVLLGKGQSASGPILPSSWAFDEKLKPMPYDPEMVKAALSDLGWKTMNKDGFLAKNPRQVLQINLLLAQGQPVLEASAAIIQKQLKTVGVKVNVQSVDARTFIQKIRTGAYDVMLFSWKNDQKVDPTAVWHTKIENKGKFNLLDYSNPQVDSLIEQGLGTLSRRKAKDIWVKFQQVVYQEQPTTYLFVPNVVAMVYKGVKGAESDARGPLASLDEWWIPSAERRGTQVAAVTPPAPETPAPVAAPEPETPAPTPVNNKPVPAAPKPAAVKPAPAPKAVNPQDILVAETPTPAPTPVPVAATPEPVAEIPPTDPEPIKIATAKYPDLARSAKITGRVFVKVIVGADGTVKSAEVLRGIGGGCDEAAVEAAQKSSFKPGTVNGQPAERPFTIPYSFR, encoded by the coding sequence ATGAAACGGTTTTCCCAAATCGGTGCCAGGTACTTTCTGGTAACTGTAGCAGTCCTGTTGATCGTAATGGCAGGCTGTTCCAAGCGGGAAAAATACCCGCTGGGCGAAGCCGGGGGAACGCTGACAATCGGATCGCTCAACGAGCCGGCCTCGCTGAACCCTCTGCTGCTGTCGTTCACCGCGCCCAGCGACATCCAGGAAAAACTTTTCCTGAGTTTGCACCGTTTTGACAAATCGATGAACATAGTGCCCGAGCTGGCCGAGAGCTGGAAGTTTTCCGAGGATTTCAAGGAAGTCACCTACCACCTGCGCCAGGACGTCAAGTGGAGCGACGGGCAGCCGGTGACGGCCGAGGACGTCAAATATACCTTTGACAGGATGACCGACGCCAAGGTCAACTATTCCCGGGCCGGTTACCTGCAGTTTGTGGAAAAGGTGGAGGTGATCAGCACCTACACCGTGCGCTTCAAATTCAACCGGCTTTATTCCGATGAACTGTTCGATACGGGGATCATCGTCCTTCCCAAGCATTCCCTGGAAACTCAGGCCAGTATGTCTTCCGGTGAGTTCGACGCCAACCCGGTTACCGACGGGCCTTACAAGGTGGAACAGTGGATCAGGGGCGACCGCCTGGTGCTGGCCGCCAACCCGGACTTTTACAAGGGCAAGCCGGCCCTGGAACAGATCGTGATCCGGTTCTTCGGCGACGAGGCCGCCCTGGCCGCCGCCCTGCAGAACGGCGAGGTTGACATGACCGAAGACCTGTCTCCCCAAACCATTCTGAAACTTCAGGGAGATCCCAATCTGGTCACCATCGACTATCCCGGAAGGTCCTATACCTATCTGGGCTGGAATCTGAAGAGCCAGCTGTTTGCCTCGTCCGAAATGCGCAAGGCCTTTGCCATGGCCATAGATCCCTCGGAAATGATCCAGAACGTACTGCTGGGCAAGGGCCAATCGGCATCCGGGCCCATCCTGCCCAGTTCCTGGGCTTTTGACGAGAAGCTCAAACCCATGCCCTACGACCCCGAGATGGTCAAGGCCGCCCTTTCTGATCTGGGCTGGAAGACCATGAACAAGGATGGTTTCCTGGCCAAGAATCCCCGCCAGGTGCTGCAGATAAACCTGCTGTTAGCCCAGGGCCAGCCGGTGCTGGAAGCCTCGGCCGCCATCATCCAGAAACAGCTGAAGACGGTGGGCGTCAAGGTCAATGTCCAGTCGGTCGACGCCAGGACCTTCATCCAGAAGATCCGCACCGGGGCCTACGATGTTATGTTGTTCTCCTGGAAGAACGACCAAAAAGTGGACCCCACCGCAGTCTGGCATACCAAGATCGAAAATAAGGGCAAGTTCAATCTGCTTGACTATTCCAATCCCCAGGTGGACAGCCTGATAGAACAAGGTTTGGGAACCTTAAGCCGGCGCAAGGCCAAAGATATCTGGGTCAAGTTCCAGCAGGTGGTCTACCAGGAACAGCCCACCACCTATCTGTTTGTGCCCAATGTGGTGGCCATGGTCTACAAGGGGGTGAAGGGGGCGGAAAGCGACGCCCGCGGGCCCTTGGCTTCGTTGGACGAATGGTGGATACCTTCGGCCGAGCGGCGCGGTACCCAGGTGGCGGCCGTTACTCCGCCGGCCCCGGAAACTCCGGCACCCGTGGCTGCTCCCGAGCCTGAAACTCCGGCACCAACACCAGTCAACAACAAACCGGTTCCGGCCGCACCCAAGCCCGCAGCGGTCAAGCCGGCTCCGGCCCCCAAGGCGGTCAACCCGCAGGACATCTTGGTAGCCGAAACGCCCACTCCAGCGCCCACCCCGGTTCCGGTGGCCGCCACTCCCGAACCGGTGGCCGAGATCCCGCCCACCGATCCAGAGCCCATTAAAATCGCCACTGCCAAGTATCCCGACCTTGCCAGGAGCGCCAAGATCACCGGCCGGGTTTTCGTTAAGGTGATAGTGGGTGCTGACGGCACGGTCAAGAGCGCTGAAGTGCTACGGGGCATCGGAGGAGGCTGCGATGAGGCGGCAGTGGAAGCCGCCCAAAAATCCAGCTTCAAGCCCGGCACGGTCAACGGCCAGCCGGCGGAGAGGCCTTTTACCATACCTTATTCGTTCCGGTAA
- a CDS encoding orotate phosphoribosyltransferase, which translates to MPLSKQEIKDVLVNRQVLLDGHFLLTSGKHSQYYFEKFRILQYPHDSQAFCGIIAEHFKNYDIQTVVGPTTGGIIIASEVARQMDKKAIYAERTPEGRGFLRGMSLAKGEKVLVVDDVMTTGGSVIETIEAVKRAGAQLMGVAVFIDRSSKAPDFGVPFLGIYGEKVETFEPDNCPLCKKGIPLAKHGSNPNK; encoded by the coding sequence ATGCCCTTAAGTAAACAGGAGATCAAAGACGTTCTGGTCAACCGGCAGGTGCTGCTGGACGGACACTTTTTGCTGACCTCGGGGAAGCATAGCCAGTACTATTTCGAAAAATTCAGGATTTTGCAATACCCCCATGACAGCCAGGCCTTTTGCGGGATTATCGCCGAGCATTTCAAAAACTATGACATTCAGACCGTGGTCGGACCCACCACCGGCGGCATCATCATCGCCTCCGAAGTGGCCCGGCAGATGGACAAAAAGGCCATCTACGCCGAGCGGACCCCGGAAGGCCGGGGTTTCTTACGGGGAATGTCCCTGGCCAAAGGTGAAAAAGTGCTGGTGGTGGATGATGTAATGACCACAGGCGGCTCGGTGATTGAGACCATCGAGGCGGTGAAACGGGCCGGAGCGCAATTGATGGGCGTGGCGGTGTTCATCGACCGCAGTTCCAAAGCCCCGGATTTCGGGGTTCCCTTCCTGGGGATCTACGGGGAAAAGGTTGAGACCTTTGAACCGGACAATTGCCCCCTCTGCAAAAAGGGGATTCCCCTGGCCAAGCATGGAAGCAACCCCAATAAATGA
- the pyrF gene encoding orotidine-5'-phosphate decarboxylase, giving the protein MQIPANERLIVALDVPSYAEAEKLIKDISGPVKYFKVGSQLFTACGPKIVELIKAQGGKIFLDLKFHDIPTTVAKAAVAAVELGVDMFNLHSMGGFEMMEEAANAALEACAQFKKPKPVILGVTVLTSFDEATFSDVLGAPGRGIPEQVLHLARLTKSAGLDGVVASPQEIELLRKNIGKDFVILTPGIRPLDAEAGDQKRILTPGQAIALGADYLVVGRPITGAKDKNDAANNIQKEIQDALK; this is encoded by the coding sequence ATGCAGATACCAGCCAACGAAAGACTGATAGTGGCCCTGGATGTACCTTCCTACGCCGAAGCCGAGAAGCTGATCAAGGACATTTCCGGCCCGGTAAAATACTTCAAGGTCGGCAGCCAGCTGTTCACCGCCTGCGGTCCCAAAATAGTGGAACTAATAAAAGCCCAGGGCGGAAAGATATTTCTGGACCTGAAATTCCACGACATCCCCACCACCGTGGCCAAGGCCGCCGTGGCGGCGGTGGAACTGGGGGTGGATATGTTCAATCTTCATTCCATGGGCGGATTTGAGATGATGGAAGAAGCGGCCAATGCCGCCTTGGAGGCCTGCGCCCAATTCAAGAAACCCAAGCCGGTGATCCTGGGAGTGACCGTGCTGACCAGTTTTGACGAAGCCACCTTCAGCGATGTGCTGGGGGCGCCCGGCCGGGGCATCCCGGAACAGGTGCTGCACCTGGCCCGGCTGACCAAGAGCGCCGGTCTGGACGGCGTGGTGGCCTCGCCCCAGGAGATCGAACTGCTGAGGAAGAACATCGGAAAGGATTTTGTGATCCTGACCCCGGGGATCAGGCCGCTGGATGCTGAGGCCGGTGACCAGAAGAGGATCTTGACGCCCGGCCAGGCCATCGCCCTGGGAGCCGATTACCTGGTGGTGGGCCGGCCCATCACCGGAGCCAAGGACAAGAACGACGCCGCCAACAACATCCAAAAGGAGATCCAAGATGCCCTTAAGTAA
- a CDS encoding septal ring lytic transglycosylase RlpA family protein, with amino-acid sequence MKKTAWSLALLAGLLGCAPAPIYRSGTACTSPVKETAAENKIQPTAKTEPWPLAVQQGLASYYGREFHGRKTANGEIFDMEAMTAAHRTLPFGTMVRVTNLRTSQSVTVKINDRGPFVEGRLIDLSQGAARKIGINGVEPVRLEIIQQPNN; translated from the coding sequence ATGAAAAAAACTGCCTGGTCATTGGCACTCCTTGCCGGACTTTTGGGCTGCGCCCCCGCCCCCATCTACCGGAGCGGTACGGCCTGCACCAGCCCGGTCAAAGAAACTGCGGCGGAAAATAAAATACAGCCCACGGCCAAAACCGAACCCTGGCCGCTGGCTGTCCAGCAGGGTCTGGCCAGCTACTACGGCCGGGAATTCCACGGGCGCAAGACCGCCAACGGAGAGATCTTTGACATGGAGGCCATGACCGCCGCCCACCGCACCCTGCCCTTCGGCACCATGGTCCGGGTCACTAATCTCCGGACCAGCCAGAGCGTGACCGTCAAGATCAACGACCGCGGGCCGTTCGTGGAAGGCCGGCTGATAGACCTGTCCCAGGGAGCGGCCAGAAAGATCGGGATAAACGGGGTGGAACCGGTCCGGCTGGAGATCATCCAGCAGCCCAACAATTAA
- a CDS encoding dihydroorotate dehydrogenase, protein MKNIRTKNSIDLSVEIAGIKMKNPVLAASGTFGYGTEYLPLVPPGLFGAVITKTITLLPRAGNKPPRVYETPGGMLNSIGLANVGAEKFLKEKLPELLSHHPVVIVNIAGNTMEEYVELAGMLKGRPGISGIELNISCPNVKQGGVAFGSDPIQAAKLTTLAKKAADKPLIVKLSPNVADIAAIARAVEQAGADAISLINTLYGMAIDIDKQRPVLGNITGGLSGPAVKPVALYNVFKASRAVKVPVIGLGGIMSSDDAVEFMLAGASAVQIGTASFVDPSAVKEITGGLKDYCLKKGYSKVSQITGKLAV, encoded by the coding sequence ATGAAAAACATCAGAACCAAGAATTCCATTGACCTCTCGGTGGAGATCGCCGGGATCAAAATGAAGAATCCGGTGCTGGCCGCCTCCGGCACCTTCGGCTACGGGACGGAATACCTCCCCCTGGTCCCCCCGGGCCTGTTCGGGGCCGTGATCACCAAGACCATCACCCTGCTGCCCCGGGCCGGAAACAAACCGCCCCGGGTCTATGAGACCCCCGGCGGAATGCTTAATTCCATCGGCCTGGCCAATGTGGGGGCGGAGAAGTTTTTAAAGGAAAAACTGCCCGAGCTGCTATCACACCACCCGGTGGTGATCGTCAACATCGCCGGCAACACCATGGAGGAATACGTTGAACTGGCCGGGATGCTCAAAGGACGGCCCGGCATCTCCGGGATCGAACTTAACATCTCCTGCCCCAACGTCAAGCAGGGCGGAGTGGCCTTCGGCTCTGATCCCATTCAGGCCGCCAAGCTGACCACCCTGGCGAAAAAAGCGGCAGACAAACCGCTGATCGTCAAGCTCAGCCCCAACGTGGCGGACATCGCGGCCATCGCCCGGGCGGTGGAACAGGCCGGGGCCGACGCCATTTCGCTGATCAACACCCTTTACGGCATGGCCATCGACATCGATAAGCAGAGGCCGGTATTGGGCAACATTACCGGCGGGCTTTCCGGACCGGCTGTCAAACCGGTGGCCCTCTACAACGTATTCAAGGCCAGCCGGGCGGTAAAGGTCCCGGTGATCGGCCTGGGCGGCATCATGAGCTCTGATGACGCGGTGGAATTCATGCTGGCCGGGGCCAGTGCAGTGCAGATCGGTACCGCCAGTTTCGTGGACCCCAGCGCCGTCAAGGAGATCACCGGTGGATTGAAGGATTACTGCCTTAAAAAAGGATACTCCAAAGTTTCACAGATCACGGGAAAACTTGCGGTATGA
- a CDS encoding dihydroorotate dehydrogenase electron transfer subunit has translation MMLEQKVKITSHQKIAPQVFLMAYASPQMAAQARPGQFVHLKPSGPGPLLLRRPFSINRVKGSNLFIMYRVVGRGTSLISSLPKGTEMDVLGPLGKGFEISRKYSEHVILAGGMGLAPMQFLADRLKAMKLESRIFYGCAGKKEMLPCPAPGKIIATDDGSCGYKGFVTDAFLTCIDKFKKPVVYACGPWPMLKRTAMICRQHNIDCQVSLEAFMACGVGACQGCVVKGVKEYVTVCRQGPVFDSREIDWEQEFGL, from the coding sequence ATGATGTTAGAGCAAAAAGTAAAGATCACCTCCCATCAGAAGATAGCCCCCCAGGTATTCCTGATGGCCTATGCTTCGCCGCAGATGGCCGCCCAGGCCAGGCCCGGACAGTTCGTCCATCTAAAGCCGTCGGGCCCCGGCCCCCTGCTGTTAAGGCGGCCGTTCAGCATCAACCGGGTCAAGGGAAGTAACCTGTTCATCATGTACCGGGTGGTGGGCCGGGGCACCTCTCTCATCTCCTCCCTGCCCAAGGGAACGGAGATGGATGTGCTGGGTCCTTTGGGAAAGGGATTTGAGATCAGCCGGAAATACAGCGAGCATGTGATCCTGGCCGGGGGAATGGGTCTGGCCCCGATGCAGTTCCTGGCTGACCGTCTGAAGGCTATGAAACTGGAGTCCCGGATTTTTTATGGGTGCGCCGGCAAAAAGGAAATGCTGCCCTGCCCGGCTCCCGGCAAGATCATAGCCACCGACGACGGCAGCTGCGGATACAAGGGATTTGTGACCGATGCCTTCCTGACATGCATCGACAAGTTCAAAAAGCCGGTGGTATATGCCTGCGGCCCCTGGCCGATGCTCAAACGCACGGCGATGATCTGCCGCCAGCACAACATTGACTGCCAGGTCTCCCTGGAGGCTTTCATGGCCTGCGGAGTGGGCGCCTGCCAGGGCTGCGTGGTCAAGGGGGTAAAGGAATATGTCACCGTCTGCCGCCAGGGACCGGTGTTCGACAGCCGGGAGATAGACTGGGAGCAGGAGTTTGGCCTATGA
- a CDS encoding tetratricopeptide repeat protein — MKNDMKIIAKLMPRFLAAALLVTAAGGCAYFNSYYNAKKLYDSGTRSRQGFPDTLAAAGAQAAALQQAADKFAGVAGSYPGSRWAAPSLYYMGNCFFFTGQNEKALRKFQEVWQFYGQGKYATLARLNSAVLNYKLGDYPAALTDIQLLRTGTDKAIHRRISFLEAEIAQVSGDYSQAAILWQRFLFNHPKGDFTVDARFKYAQCLVALDQHRQAVQELEVLADRRLSQNTGYQIKMLLAQSYQTFGETEKALKIYQSLLKKYLPNTPQSALLDLLICQIQVRQAADSSAVKLYSQLAQKHPQSLAASVAYCRMGELQEASQNLDSAKALFTLSSRGTNNDFDHPDFAGIRTLALRKTENISLLGGYRQQLDSAAAEQNAQLLFLMAEHYLFGLNQPDSAVSVYLKLASGYPSLPIAAKSLYAVAWTLNKYQRDSALVKSYRLQLVEKYPYSRYANAARMEMGLPPDLAVSDSEPTIEFKLKPKAAPVRPDSLTQPEEKQSEPGPQNIPAPAIPGPADEDNRIRIDK, encoded by the coding sequence ATGAAGAACGATATGAAAATAATTGCCAAGCTGATGCCCCGGTTCCTGGCGGCGGCCCTGCTGGTCACAGCAGCCGGCGGCTGCGCTTATTTCAACAGCTACTACAACGCAAAAAAGCTGTACGATTCAGGGACCCGCAGCCGCCAGGGATTCCCAGACACCCTGGCCGCCGCAGGGGCTCAGGCCGCCGCCCTGCAGCAGGCCGCCGATAAGTTTGCCGGAGTGGCAGGAAGTTATCCCGGCAGCCGCTGGGCGGCCCCCAGCCTGTATTACATGGGCAACTGTTTTTTCTTTACCGGGCAGAACGAAAAAGCCCTCCGCAAATTTCAGGAGGTCTGGCAGTTTTACGGACAGGGTAAATATGCCACGCTGGCCCGGCTTAATTCGGCGGTTTTAAATTACAAGCTTGGTGATTACCCCGCCGCCCTGACCGATATCCAGTTATTAAGGACCGGGACTGATAAAGCTATCCACCGGCGGATCTCGTTTCTGGAGGCTGAGATCGCCCAGGTCTCCGGCGACTATTCCCAGGCGGCCATTCTCTGGCAGAGATTCCTTTTCAACCATCCCAAGGGCGATTTTACGGTTGACGCCCGTTTCAAGTATGCCCAGTGCCTGGTCGCCTTGGATCAACACCGCCAGGCAGTTCAGGAATTAGAGGTGCTGGCTGACAGGCGCCTTTCTCAAAATACTGGTTATCAGATAAAAATGCTTCTGGCCCAAAGCTATCAGACTTTTGGCGAAACGGAAAAGGCCTTGAAAATATATCAGTCTTTGCTTAAAAAATACCTCCCCAACACGCCCCAGTCGGCTTTACTTGATCTTTTGATCTGCCAGATACAAGTCCGGCAAGCCGCAGACTCATCAGCCGTCAAGTTGTATTCCCAACTGGCTCAGAAGCATCCCCAAAGCCTGGCAGCCTCGGTAGCCTACTGTAGGATGGGAGAACTGCAGGAAGCCTCCCAAAACCTGGACAGCGCAAAGGCCTTGTTTACCCTGTCCAGCCGGGGAACAAACAACGATTTCGATCATCCGGACTTTGCCGGCATCCGGACCCTGGCCCTCCGGAAAACGGAAAACATCTCCCTGCTGGGCGGATACAGACAACAGCTTGATTCCGCGGCGGCCGAGCAAAATGCTCAATTGCTGTTCCTGATGGCCGAGCACTATCTGTTCGGGCTTAACCAACCGGATTCGGCCGTCTCGGTCTACCTTAAGCTGGCTTCCGGCTATCCCTCTCTGCCTATCGCCGCTAAGTCGCTTTACGCCGTAGCCTGGACCCTGAACAAATACCAGCGGGATTCCGCCCTGGTTAAAAGTTATCGCCTGCAGTTAGTGGAAAAGTATCCTTACTCCCGTTATGCCAACGCCGCCCGGATGGAGATGGGATTGCCCCCCGACCTGGCGGTCAGCGACAGCGAACCCACCATAGAATTCAAGCTAAAACCCAAGGCGGCTCCGGTCCGGCCGGATTCTTTGACGCAGCCGGAGGAAAAGCAGTCGGAGCCCGGTCCCCAGAACATTCCGGCGCCGGCTATCCCGGGGCCGGCTGACGAAGATAACCGAATACGGATAGACAAATGA
- a CDS encoding TldD/PmbA family protein, whose protein sequence is MKTFAQKVLAALPSKGLDYADVRVTGQLSENIATKNGSVEAVTKSSDSGFGLRVLVNGAWGFASSSRLETAEIKKVVRDAIEIAKASGLTRVEKVELSRLKPQKGSYKTPVRTDPFQVPLERKIDLLLKADSIMRRNKKIKMAKGGLWFLKGEKVFASTQGTLVSEDRTESGGEISAFAIEGSEVQTRSYPNMSGDTRQAGYEFIEQMDLAGNAERTASEAAMLLTAPPCPARISTIIIATNQLALQVHESIGHPIELDRVYGTEASYAGTSFLTTDKLNDLKYGSDIVNVTADATTPAGLGTFGWDDEGVPAQKVPIIRRGKFVGYLTSRETAPRLGLASGGAMRADGWNRIPIIRMTNINLEPGRWNYQDLIADTKDAVLFDTTKTWSIDDKRLNFQFATEIAWEIKHGKLTGRVFKNATYTGITPAFWNNCDAVCNKKSWHLWGVPNCGKGQPGQSAHVGHGVAPARFQKVQIGVS, encoded by the coding sequence ATGAAGACCTTTGCTCAAAAAGTTTTGGCGGCCCTTCCCTCCAAAGGCCTGGATTACGCCGATGTCCGGGTGACCGGCCAGCTCAGCGAGAACATCGCCACCAAGAACGGCAGTGTGGAGGCGGTCACCAAGAGTTCCGATTCCGGTTTCGGATTAAGGGTACTGGTCAACGGAGCCTGGGGCTTCGCTTCCAGCTCCCGGCTGGAAACCGCCGAGATCAAAAAAGTTGTCAGGGACGCCATCGAGATCGCCAAAGCCAGCGGCCTGACCAGGGTTGAAAAGGTGGAACTGTCCCGGCTGAAGCCCCAGAAGGGCAGTTATAAAACACCGGTCAGGACCGATCCCTTCCAGGTCCCGCTGGAAAGAAAGATAGATCTGCTTTTAAAGGCCGACTCCATCATGCGCCGGAACAAGAAGATCAAGATGGCCAAGGGCGGCCTGTGGTTCCTTAAGGGTGAAAAGGTCTTTGCCTCCACCCAAGGCACTTTGGTCAGCGAGGACCGCACCGAATCCGGCGGCGAGATCAGCGCTTTCGCCATTGAGGGTTCCGAGGTCCAGACCCGCAGCTACCCCAACATGAGCGGCGACACCCGCCAGGCCGGCTACGAGTTCATCGAGCAGATGGACCTGGCCGGAAATGCCGAGCGCACCGCTTCCGAAGCCGCCATGCTGCTGACCGCTCCCCCCTGCCCCGCCAGGATCTCCACCATCATCATCGCCACCAACCAGCTGGCCCTGCAGGTCCACGAGTCCATCGGTCATCCAATTGAACTGGACCGGGTATACGGCACAGAGGCCAGCTACGCCGGCACCAGTTTTTTGACCACCGACAAGCTGAATGATCTTAAATACGGTTCGGATATAGTCAACGTCACGGCCGACGCCACCACCCCCGCCGGCCTGGGGACCTTCGGCTGGGACGACGAGGGCGTGCCGGCCCAGAAAGTGCCCATCATCCGGCGGGGAAAGTTCGTGGGTTACCTGACCTCGCGGGAGACCGCCCCCCGGCTGGGCCTGGCCTCGGGCGGCGCCATGCGGGCCGACGGTTGGAACCGGATCCCCATCATCCGGATGACAAATATCAACCTGGAGCCGGGCCGGTGGAATTACCAGGATCTGATCGCCGACACCAAAGACGCGGTGCTGTTCGACACCACCAAGACCTGGAGCATCGACGACAAGCGCCTCAACTTCCAGTTTGCCACCGAGATCGCCTGGGAGATCAAGCACGGGAAACTGACCGGCCGGGTATTCAAGAACGCCACTTACACCGGGATCACCCCGGCCTTCTGGAACAACTGCGACGCTGTCTGCAATAAAAAATCATGGCACCTGTGGGGCGTGCCCAACTGCGGCAAGGGTCAGCCGGGCCAAAGCGCCCACGTGGGACACGGGGTGGCCCCGGCCCGCTTCCAGAAAGTGCAGATCGGGGTTTCCTGA
- a CDS encoding tetratricopeptide repeat protein, whose amino-acid sequence MPGVSTSFHPHQVLVKKGGVLELTGRWNEARSLFAAGLETVSLAGNKEAAAECQTKLGWLLYKRGEQGTSLELLESARDYYRSTRDQLNLAAVLNKIGNNQIERGNNILALECFQESLDISMACKDRPGISIAVNNMGNLYGNLGDSQKALECYQKCYQADLQDGDQLSASLGMGNIGWVHLNMGDYGKALECWEYLAKWAGYYGDKHNLTVALGNMSAVYMALGKYDKALHGIQTRLKLADEMGDRRGRSISLSHMAGLCRLKGEHDNAKQHFDQAIELARKINLTYYLTMFLLEKADLLFDLGEYSGSQDACLQSMEISKSLGKKDPGFLCNLLLAKITALSDPEGGLKALEALNPQNKPRHQARLYYEMFKLSGMQDYRTKALDLYHEIYKTAPEIDFKNKIDELEKGR is encoded by the coding sequence GTGCCGGGAGTCTCAACCTCCTTTCACCCCCACCAGGTACTGGTCAAAAAGGGAGGGGTGCTGGAACTTACCGGCCGTTGGAATGAAGCCAGGTCTTTGTTTGCCGCCGGACTGGAAACGGTCAGTTTGGCCGGTAACAAAGAGGCCGCAGCCGAGTGCCAAACCAAACTGGGCTGGCTGTTGTATAAACGGGGAGAGCAGGGAACCTCATTGGAACTGCTTGAATCAGCCCGGGACTATTACCGGAGTACAAGGGACCAACTGAACCTGGCTGCGGTGCTGAACAAGATCGGCAATAATCAGATCGAGCGGGGAAATAACATCCTGGCGTTGGAGTGCTTTCAGGAATCCTTGGATATATCAATGGCCTGCAAAGACCGGCCGGGAATCTCCATTGCCGTAAACAATATGGGGAATCTCTACGGCAATCTGGGCGACAGTCAGAAGGCTTTGGAATGCTACCAGAAATGCTATCAGGCTGACCTGCAGGACGGGGACCAGCTTAGCGCCAGCCTCGGAATGGGGAATATAGGCTGGGTCCATTTGAACATGGGCGATTACGGAAAGGCTTTGGAGTGCTGGGAATATTTGGCCAAGTGGGCAGGCTATTACGGGGATAAGCATAATTTAACCGTAGCCTTGGGGAATATGTCGGCTGTTTACATGGCCCTGGGGAAATATGACAAGGCGCTTCATGGCATTCAGACCAGGCTCAAACTTGCAGATGAGATGGGAGACAGAAGGGGGCGTTCCATAAGCCTGAGCCACATGGCCGGCCTTTGCCGGTTGAAGGGGGAGCATGATAATGCCAAGCAGCACTTCGATCAGGCCATAGAACTGGCCAGGAAGATAAATCTGACGTACTATTTGACCATGTTTCTGCTGGAAAAGGCAGACCTTTTGTTCGATCTTGGGGAATATTCGGGGTCGCAGGACGCCTGTCTGCAGTCGATGGAAATATCGAAGTCCCTGGGTAAAAAGGACCCCGGTTTCCTGTGCAATCTGCTGCTGGCCAAAATCACGGCCCTTTCCGATCCGGAAGGCGGATTAAAAGCATTGGAAGCGCTGAATCCCCAGAATAAGCCAAGACACCAGGCCCGGCTTTATTACGAGATGTTCAAGCTCTCCGGCATGCAAGATTACAGGACGAAGGCACTTGATCTTTACCATGAAATCTATAAGACGGCTCCCGAGATAGATTTTAAGAATAAAATCGATGAATTGGAAAAGGGGAGATAG
- a CDS encoding 2-oxoacid:acceptor oxidoreductase family protein encodes MIEIRWHGRGGQGAKTAALLLADAALSAGKYVQAFPEYGPERMGAPVQSFNRIDEQPILMHCPVKSPKVVVVLDPTLMASVNVTAGLGADGMLIINTGLDAVEIKKSVKFDGRIFTVDASKISEETIGKNIPNTPMLAALVKITGVLDFKGMMEDTEKKLAKKFAHRPEVIEGNIQSMKRAAEEVKSA; translated from the coding sequence ATGATCGAGATCAGATGGCACGGACGGGGCGGTCAGGGAGCCAAGACCGCGGCCCTGTTACTGGCCGACGCCGCATTGTCGGCCGGCAAGTATGTACAGGCCTTTCCCGAGTACGGACCGGAGCGGATGGGCGCCCCGGTGCAATCATTCAACCGCATCGACGAGCAGCCCATCCTGATGCATTGTCCGGTGAAATCACCCAAGGTGGTGGTGGTGCTGGATCCCACCCTGATGGCTTCGGTCAACGTCACCGCGGGCCTGGGGGCGGACGGCATGCTGATCATCAATACCGGTCTGGATGCGGTGGAGATCAAAAAGTCCGTCAAGTTCGACGGCAGGATATTCACGGTGGACGCCTCCAAGATATCCGAGGAGACCATCGGCAAGAACATCCCCAACACTCCGATGCTGGCGGCCCTGGTAAAGATCACCGGGGTTCTGGATTTCAAGGGCATGATGGAGGACACCGAAAAGAAGCTGGCCAAGAAATTCGCCCACCGGCCGGAAGTGATAGAGGGGAACATCCAATCCATGAAGCGGGCGGCAGAGGAGGTAAAGTCGGCATGA